A window from Vicinamibacterales bacterium encodes these proteins:
- a CDS encoding vWA domain-containing protein produces the protein MGFTLPTVDWQALKFGQPDFLWLLVGPAALLVVWVVQLVRRRADIRRYTRHRAVPVRERFSYFGGLLFWLCLVGATAAVVLALARPQVVTTRVRRAGIDLVVLQDGSTSMRVTDTTGDRWQRSMRFLKTLAETMRWDGDRIAMTTFARIATPQVRLTKDPNTFFFFLEHLTQPPFRAEDDASWDTNIEMGIAWGLKLLDQDERITGRKSLNAKAFLLLSDGQAWSGEVERALQTARRLNVPVFVVGVGTSNGGFIPEPPAEDPQKTNPPVYSRLDRESLATIAAIGGGRYMELDRERDVDIAVTVIDSIRKTARGGIEEGADDVYWACLALAAIFLVLGIAFTRDRAELALAAIGAVAGLVVVQLL, from the coding sequence ATGGGCTTCACGCTTCCCACCGTCGACTGGCAGGCGCTCAAGTTCGGGCAGCCGGACTTCCTCTGGCTGCTCGTGGGCCCGGCCGCGCTGCTGGTCGTCTGGGTGGTGCAGCTCGTGCGCCGCCGCGCCGACATCCGCCGCTATACGCGCCACCGCGCCGTGCCGGTGCGGGAACGTTTCTCGTATTTCGGCGGCCTCCTGTTCTGGCTGTGCCTCGTCGGCGCCACCGCCGCGGTGGTGCTCGCGCTGGCCCGGCCGCAGGTGGTGACCACCCGGGTCCGGCGCGCGGGCATCGACCTGGTGGTGCTCCAGGACGGATCGACGTCGATGCGGGTCACCGACACCACGGGCGACCGCTGGCAGCGGTCGATGCGGTTCCTGAAGACGCTCGCCGAGACGATGCGCTGGGACGGCGACCGGATCGCCATGACGACCTTCGCGCGCATCGCGACGCCGCAGGTCCGGCTCACCAAGGACCCCAACACGTTCTTCTTCTTCCTCGAGCACCTCACCCAGCCGCCATTCCGCGCCGAGGACGACGCGTCGTGGGATACGAACATCGAGATGGGCATCGCCTGGGGCCTGAAGCTCCTCGACCAGGACGAGCGCATCACGGGACGCAAGTCGCTCAACGCGAAGGCCTTCCTCCTCCTCTCCGACGGCCAGGCCTGGAGCGGCGAGGTGGAACGGGCGCTGCAGACGGCCCGCCGCCTGAACGTTCCCGTGTTCGTCGTCGGCGTGGGTACGAGCAACGGCGGCTTCATCCCGGAGCCGCCGGCCGAGGATCCGCAGAAGACCAACCCGCCGGTCTACTCGCGCCTCGACCGGGAGTCGCTGGCCACGATCGCGGCCATCGGCGGCGGCCGCTACATGGAACTGGATCGCGAGCGCGACGTGGACATCGCCGTCACGGTCATCGACTCGATTCGCAAGACCGCCCGCGGCGGCATCGAGGAAGGCGCCGACGACGTCTACTGGGCGTGCCTGGCGCTGGCGGCGATCTTCCTCGTCCTCGGGATCGCGTTCACCCGGGACCGCGCTGAACTGGCGCTCGCCGCCATCGGCGCGGTGGCCGGCCTGGTCGTCGTCCAGCTCCTCTGA
- a CDS encoding vWA domain-containing protein: MNVFAAVTRFVERARADWAGVRLSELVYGEKDSALLAFVALVGVAIVALVLRSVASRAPGRGSVVLPAVLGQWANSWVPTLRHLPLVLMLAGLPLFAIALADPATPLSRREVTRPGRRISLMIDGSSSMLAPFAARSLTTKDAPMEATFFTSVAAAERFVRLRMDGGYKDLVSLIEFADTAYVITPFTTDYDNILLSLSLIGNMGEWENFPDRGTVIAQAVEQAVALFRAFDFLDASGNLMVIFSDGEDAEVTESGRNIDDVLTDAVKAKVPVYFVRISKGNSKLPDAMWQRAITKTGGRFYTAVDEAAVLRAIRDIDKASAGTVEVKEYSARLPRFAPYALAAVALWTVAAALRLMAPQFRTFP, from the coding sequence GTGAACGTCTTCGCGGCCGTCACCCGGTTCGTCGAGCGCGCCCGCGCCGACTGGGCCGGCGTCCGGCTGTCGGAGCTCGTTTACGGCGAGAAGGACTCGGCGCTCCTGGCCTTCGTGGCCCTGGTGGGCGTCGCCATCGTGGCGCTCGTGCTGCGCAGCGTGGCCTCGCGCGCGCCAGGCCGCGGCAGCGTGGTGCTGCCGGCCGTCCTCGGCCAGTGGGCGAACTCGTGGGTCCCCACGCTGCGCCACCTGCCGCTCGTGCTGATGCTGGCCGGCCTCCCGCTCTTCGCCATCGCCCTCGCGGATCCGGCCACGCCGCTCTCCCGGCGCGAGGTGACGCGCCCGGGACGCCGCATCAGCCTGATGATCGACGGCTCGTCGAGCATGCTCGCGCCGTTCGCGGCCCGCTCGCTCACGACCAAGGACGCGCCCATGGAGGCGACGTTCTTCACGTCGGTGGCGGCTGCCGAGCGCTTCGTGCGGCTGCGGATGGACGGCGGGTACAAGGACCTCGTGTCGCTCATCGAGTTCGCGGACACGGCCTACGTCATCACGCCGTTCACGACCGACTACGACAACATCCTTCTGAGCCTCTCGCTCATCGGCAACATGGGCGAGTGGGAGAACTTCCCCGATCGGGGCACCGTCATCGCCCAGGCGGTCGAGCAGGCCGTGGCCCTGTTCCGGGCCTTCGACTTCCTCGACGCGTCCGGCAACCTCATGGTGATCTTCAGCGACGGCGAGGACGCGGAGGTCACCGAGTCGGGCCGGAACATCGACGACGTCCTGACCGATGCCGTGAAGGCCAAGGTGCCCGTGTATTTCGTCCGCATCAGCAAGGGCAACAGCAAGCTGCCCGACGCCATGTGGCAGCGCGCCATCACCAAGACCGGCGGCCGCTTCTATACGGCCGTCGACGAGGCGGCGGTGCTCCGGGCGATCCGCGACATCGACAAGGCCTCGGCCGGCACGGTCGAGGTGAAGGAGTACAGCGCGCGGCTGCCCCGCTTCGCGCCCTATGCGCTGGCGGCCGTCGCGCTGTGGACGGTCGCCGCCGCCCTGCGCCTCATGGCGCCCCAGTTCCGGACGTTCCCGTGA
- a CDS encoding DUF58 domain-containing protein translates to MRTREQEVAPLVNLSEISEIELVILKRMREFTLGEHRSLFHGSGFDFVGLRNWEAGDRFETIDWPQSTLTNFTPLVVRDFEQPSTAGVVVVADHSRSTRCGVDALPEGVVAPAAARGNVLIAHAIARAIATIGMSAVFFQDSFGLVTFHGGFERLHAIRPRIGKGQVIHCVDAYQFEQNLEELKQSESLSGTLAGYLRKTSLVPVVSDFLFDDVDRVIDELARLDVRHDVFLVIVDATFAYRLPSVSAGWVEAVDVETGRARVVSRGQLAGMAERVRAWQDQVEAKAHAAGLDALRLGLDDIKSDIALAEFAVERRLRKR, encoded by the coding sequence ATGAGAACACGCGAGCAGGAAGTCGCGCCGCTCGTCAACCTCTCCGAGATCAGCGAGATCGAGCTCGTCATCCTCAAGCGGATGCGCGAGTTCACGCTGGGCGAGCATCGCAGCCTGTTCCACGGCTCCGGCTTCGACTTCGTCGGCCTCCGCAACTGGGAGGCCGGGGACCGTTTCGAGACCATCGACTGGCCCCAGTCCACGCTCACGAACTTCACGCCCCTCGTGGTGCGGGACTTCGAGCAGCCGTCCACGGCGGGCGTGGTCGTGGTGGCCGACCATTCGCGCTCGACGCGCTGCGGCGTGGACGCCCTGCCCGAAGGCGTGGTCGCGCCGGCCGCGGCACGCGGCAACGTGCTCATCGCCCACGCGATCGCGCGCGCCATCGCCACGATCGGCATGTCGGCGGTGTTCTTCCAGGACAGCTTCGGCCTGGTCACGTTCCACGGCGGGTTCGAGCGCCTGCACGCGATCCGCCCGCGGATCGGCAAGGGGCAGGTCATCCACTGCGTGGACGCCTACCAGTTCGAGCAGAACCTCGAGGAGCTGAAGCAGTCCGAGAGCCTGAGCGGCACCCTGGCCGGCTACCTGCGCAAGACGTCGCTCGTGCCGGTCGTGTCCGACTTCCTGTTCGACGACGTGGACCGCGTGATCGACGAGCTGGCCCGGCTGGACGTCCGGCACGACGTCTTCCTCGTGATCGTGGACGCCACGTTCGCCTACCGCCTCCCGTCCGTCTCGGCCGGGTGGGTGGAAGCCGTGGACGTGGAAACCGGCCGCGCGCGCGTCGTCTCGCGCGGCCAGCTCGCCGGCATGGCCGAGCGGGTCCGGGCGTGGCAGGACCAGGTCGAGGCCAAGGCGCATGCCGCGGGTCTCGACGCGCTGCGCCTGGGCCTGGACGACATCAAGAGCGACATCGCGCTGGCCGAGTTCGCGGTCGAGCGCCGACTGAGGAAGCGATGA
- a CDS encoding MoxR family ATPase, producing the protein MHPDLKEAVDFHRAILAEGAKALVGYDTAKALANIVLLSEIPTTYDKKENRQVNAGNLLLRGVPGVGKTFFGVILAAISDAKFARLQGRADLQPTEVVGFQMINPATGELMTEFGPLASAEVILLDEINRIPLKSQSAFLEGLQDRTVTVGKTTYDLPAFSFAIATMNPVELGQGTFPLSEAATDRFAVMINIGYLSPQEEAKLVNFDFKRVRLNTLMPKERIIELRGRINSEVYLHERLGTYIQQLVAATRPFNPETDWHRHSPSELVERGVDLGASPRAIIVWGRLAKVWALLMHERDEVYPEDIQDLAPYVLSHRIWLGPHAASHGLTQESVVRDVVARVPIP; encoded by the coding sequence GTGCATCCCGATCTCAAAGAAGCCGTCGATTTCCACCGCGCCATCCTGGCCGAAGGCGCGAAGGCGCTCGTCGGCTACGACACGGCCAAGGCCCTCGCCAACATCGTCCTCCTGTCCGAAATCCCGACGACGTACGACAAGAAGGAAAACCGCCAGGTCAACGCCGGCAACCTGCTGCTGCGGGGCGTGCCGGGCGTGGGCAAGACGTTCTTCGGCGTCATCCTGGCGGCCATCTCGGACGCCAAGTTCGCGCGGCTCCAGGGGCGGGCGGACCTGCAGCCCACCGAGGTGGTGGGCTTCCAGATGATCAACCCGGCCACGGGCGAGCTCATGACCGAGTTCGGCCCCCTGGCCTCGGCCGAGGTCATCCTCCTGGACGAGATCAACCGCATCCCGCTCAAGTCGCAGAGCGCGTTCCTCGAGGGCCTGCAGGACCGGACGGTCACGGTGGGCAAGACCACCTACGACCTCCCGGCCTTCAGCTTCGCCATCGCCACGATGAACCCGGTGGAGCTCGGGCAGGGCACCTTCCCGCTCTCGGAAGCCGCCACCGACCGCTTCGCGGTCATGATCAACATCGGCTACCTCTCGCCCCAGGAGGAAGCCAAGCTCGTCAACTTCGACTTCAAGCGCGTCCGCCTGAACACGCTGATGCCGAAGGAGCGCATCATCGAGCTCCGCGGCCGGATCAACTCGGAGGTGTACCTCCACGAGCGTCTCGGCACGTATATCCAGCAGCTCGTGGCCGCCACGCGGCCGTTCAACCCCGAGACCGACTGGCACCGCCACTCCCCGTCCGAGCTCGTCGAACGCGGCGTGGATCTCGGCGCGTCGCCCCGTGCCATCATCGTGTGGGGCCGCCTCGCCAAGGTCTGGGCCCTGCTGATGCACGAGCGCGACGAGGTCTACCCCGAGGACATCCAGGATCTGGCCCCGTACGTCCTCAGCCACCGGATCTGGCTCGGGCCGCACGCCGCCAGCCACGGCCTCACGCAGGAGTCGGTCGTCAGGGACGTCGTGGCGCGCGTGCCGATCCCGTGA
- a CDS encoding PilZ domain-containing protein, producing the protein MKSERRAHKRLLGPFEGGWDGASGMRDCRITDLSRAGCFIDAYASNPVGAQILTEVKLGGRVYRLRSEVVYVDRVQGFAVRFRDNDPQLMKDFDAAVEAMEA; encoded by the coding sequence ATGAAGAGCGAACGCCGAGCCCACAAGCGCCTGCTGGGACCGTTCGAGGGCGGCTGGGACGGCGCGTCGGGCATGCGCGACTGCCGCATCACCGACCTCAGCCGGGCCGGCTGCTTCATCGACGCCTACGCCAGCAACCCCGTCGGCGCGCAGATCCTGACCGAGGTGAAGCTGGGCGGGCGCGTCTACCGGCTCCGGTCGGAAGTGGTCTACGTGGACCGCGTGCAGGGCTTCGCCGTCCGCTTCCGCGACAACGACCCGCAGCTGATGAAGGACTTCGACGCCGCCGTGGAGGCGATGGAGGCCTGA
- a CDS encoding bifunctional helix-turn-helix transcriptional regulator/GNAT family N-acetyltransferase, with protein MAASPAPDATTAALRRFNRFYTARIGALGGRFLDTPHTLTEARVLYELGERGPATAATLAQALEVDPAQISRTVARLLRGRLVSRARDPEDGRAHRLSLTAGGRREFQRLDARSAERAETLVSSLSASDRARLQDALRTVEALVSGQAPSRAVLIRPHRPGDFGWIISRHGALYAEEYGWDGSFEAFVAGVAKEILERFDPRVEGCWIAEVDGRTAGSVCLVRKSAAVAKLRLLIVDPAARGLGVGQRLVDECVAFARRAGYRKVTLWTNDILDAARHIYEKAGFERVAVSAPETAFGKTQIFETWELGLEPRRR; from the coding sequence ATGGCCGCCAGCCCCGCGCCCGACGCCACCACCGCCGCGCTCCGGCGCTTCAACCGGTTCTACACCGCACGGATCGGCGCCCTGGGCGGCCGATTCCTCGACACGCCGCACACGCTGACGGAGGCCCGCGTGCTCTACGAGCTCGGCGAGCGCGGCCCGGCCACGGCGGCCACGCTGGCCCAGGCGCTGGAGGTGGATCCGGCTCAGATCAGCCGGACCGTCGCACGGCTGCTCAGGGGCCGGCTCGTGTCGCGGGCGCGCGATCCCGAAGACGGCCGGGCGCACCGGCTGTCGCTCACGGCCGGCGGCCGGCGCGAGTTCCAGCGGCTCGACGCGCGCTCGGCGGAGCGGGCCGAGACGCTCGTCTCCTCCCTGTCGGCCTCCGATCGCGCCAGGCTGCAGGACGCGCTCCGCACGGTGGAGGCCCTGGTGTCCGGACAGGCGCCGTCCCGAGCGGTCCTGATCCGGCCCCACCGGCCCGGCGACTTCGGCTGGATCATCTCCCGCCACGGCGCGCTCTACGCGGAGGAGTACGGCTGGGACGGGTCGTTCGAGGCCTTCGTCGCCGGCGTGGCCAAGGAGATCCTCGAACGCTTCGACCCGCGCGTCGAAGGATGCTGGATCGCCGAGGTGGACGGACGCACGGCCGGCTCGGTCTGCCTCGTGCGGAAGTCGGCCGCCGTGGCCAAGCTGCGGCTGCTCATCGTGGATCCGGCGGCCCGGGGGCTCGGCGTGGGCCAGCGGCTCGTGGACGAGTGCGTCGCGTTCGCCCGGCGCGCGGGCTACCGCAAGGTCACGCTCTGGACCAACGACATCCTCGACGCCGCCCGCCACATCTACGAGAAGGCCGGCTTCGAACGCGTGGCCGTCAGCGCGCCCGAGACGGCGTTCGGCAAGACCCAGATCTTCGAGACCTGGGAGCTCGGCCTGGAGCCGCGACGCCGGTGA
- a CDS encoding class I SAM-dependent methyltransferase produces the protein MSDPRVHYVLGHGPDELARLERQAGIFEAPTMAMIERAGIRSGMRVLDVGCGAGDVSLLVSDFVGPTGEVIGVDRAPEAVATARGRAVASGRRNLTFVESSIDALADVGPVDAVVGRFVLMHQPDPAATLRRASRLVRSGGAVALMESHLDALVLEWHSWPASAAYTNLLDVMLRTIKAAGGRTDMGLRLRGTFLEAGLPDPVIDVHGTLAGRDADRLCRYMADSLRSMAGMARQLGVASLPPQEIDAMERGMLDDAARPGAVMNGPVVVTAWSRMP, from the coding sequence GTGAGCGACCCGCGCGTGCACTACGTGCTCGGCCACGGGCCCGACGAACTGGCGCGGCTGGAACGGCAGGCCGGCATCTTCGAGGCGCCCACGATGGCCATGATCGAGCGCGCCGGCATCCGGTCCGGGATGCGCGTGCTGGACGTCGGCTGCGGGGCGGGCGACGTGTCGCTCCTGGTCTCGGACTTCGTCGGCCCGACCGGCGAGGTCATTGGCGTGGACCGCGCGCCCGAGGCCGTCGCGACCGCCCGCGGACGCGCCGTGGCGTCGGGGCGCCGGAACCTCACCTTCGTGGAGTCGTCGATCGACGCGCTCGCCGACGTTGGCCCCGTCGACGCCGTCGTCGGCCGGTTCGTGCTGATGCACCAGCCGGACCCGGCCGCCACGCTGCGGCGGGCCTCCAGGCTGGTGCGGTCGGGCGGCGCCGTCGCGCTGATGGAGTCGCACCTCGACGCGCTGGTGCTCGAATGGCACTCCTGGCCCGCGTCGGCCGCGTACACGAACCTGCTCGACGTGATGCTGCGGACGATCAAGGCCGCCGGCGGGCGCACCGACATGGGCCTTCGCCTGCGGGGCACGTTCCTGGAGGCCGGGCTTCCCGATCCGGTCATCGACGTCCACGGCACCCTGGCCGGCCGAGACGCCGACCGGCTGTGCCGCTACATGGCCGACAGCCTGCGCTCGATGGCCGGGATGGCGCGCCAGCTCGGCGTCGCCTCGCTGCCGCCTCAGGAGATCGACGCCATGGAGCGCGGGATGCT